From a region of the Oryza sativa Japonica Group chromosome 6, ASM3414082v1 genome:
- the LOC4341897 gene encoding uncharacterized protein isoform X1 — protein sequence MGAELRRDDMEVAEEDISDSQAFRFVEHVLQSVRMDPFQVDLRDKEEYDSLLSIVDSSKKRSYDDEALLVTTLKALSEAVSKIDIMYHHALLNNIFTMSIWYLNSDTRDALLSLITRLAAVADQFLRECLQMLVNNFTPPGSLTAFIGQPRWLARKKEIYSQLHESLRMISDTVPLAPRMLKDIIDRSMPKLFDNKAKMVSFVECMLGLDNDRMGDLIGALLLAKVVDLLTELDVNITWEDILQDEHNKGIFDMELEDLGEDEDSLGQEGTKALFGGNACAEKLDGLMVVFCEHLKSCKEHGRLPQEFDILKTIFRASVLRVHKSKFAQFIMFYACSLDPEICGLEFALFLSDIFIKKEEDSISRMSAVSYVGSYLSRARFISADTVVGILKRLVDWCVDYCDLQNNIRITTKPINHQIFYASCQAVMYILCFRLRSIMDYPNLKAQLFNMPFGYILTHPLEPLKVCLPSIVDEFLRQAKAARLFNASVHSEFEDALESDLSKTFGGMNRLDMFFPFDPYLLKESDRYMRPNFEYWSMVKTTYNNYNSDVDDELVDLDAPEMNVGSLDDHVEIDLNSDDDLEYSMNKMSITPNRSFFHQIMANSDTGLTMPARIRPSISPPS from the exons ATGGGGGCGGAGCTGCGGCGCGACGAcatggaggtggcggaggaggacatCAGCGACTCCCAGGCGTTCCGGTTCGTCGAGCACGTGCTCCAGTCCGTGCGGATG GATCCTTTTCAAGTTGATCTAAGGGACAAAGAAGAGTATGATAGCTTGCTAAGTATTGTAGACTCTTCAAAGAAAAGGAGTTACGATGACGAGGCTTTGCTAGTG ACAACTTTGAAAGCACTATCAGAAGCAGTGTCCAAGATAGATATCATGTACCATCATGCTCTTTTGAACAAT ATATTTACGATGTCTATCTGGTACTTGAACAGCGATACAAGGGATGCTcttttgtcattaatcaccagaTTG GCTGCAGTGGCAGATCAGTTCTTAAGAGAGTGTTTGCAGATGCTTGTGAACAACTTCACTCCACCTGGATCACTTACTGCTTTCATCGGCCAACCGAGATGGCTTGCAAGGAAGAAGGAAATCTATTCTCAGTTGCATGAGAGTTTGAGAATGATCTCTGATACTGTACCCTTAGCACCAAGGATGTTAAAGGATATAATAGATAGGAGTATGCCGAAGTTATTTGACAACAAAGCT AAGATGGTTTCGTTTGTTGAGTGCATGTTGGGTCTTGATAATGATAGGATGGGCGACCTCATTGGAGCACTATTGCTGGCGAAAGTTGTGGATCTACTGACTGAATTGGAT GTTAACATAACTTGGGAAGATATACTCCAAGATGAACATAACAAAGGTATATTTGATATGGAGCTTGAAGATTTGGGTGAGGATGAGGACAGCCTTGGACAAGAAGGAACAAAG GCCCTTTTTGGAGGAAATGCTTGTGCTGAAAAGCTTGATGGTTTAATGGTTGTTTTTTGTGAGCACCTCAAGTCATGTAAAGAACATGGTCGCTTACCCCAG GAGTTTGACATTCTGAAGACTATCTTTCGAGCATCTGTGCTAAGGGTGCACAAATCCAAATTTGCACAG TTTATCATGTTTTATGCCTGCTCACTGGATCCTGAAATCTGTGGCCTTGAATTCGCTCTCTTCCTCTCTGATATCTTTATTAAAAAGGAAGAGGATTCAATTTCTAG AATGTCTGCAGTTTCATATGTTGGAAGCTATTTGTCTCGGGCAAGGTTCATTTCTGCTGATACGGTGGTTGGTATACTCAAAAG GTTAGTGGACTGGTGTGTTGACTATTGTGACCTCCAGAACAACATAAGGATAACAACCAAGCCTATAAATCATCAAATATTTTACGCAAGCTGTCAG GCAGTCATGTACATCCTGTGCTTTCGCTTAAGATCTATTATGGACTACCCAAATCTTAAGGCACAGCTTTTTAACATGCCATTTGGATATATCTTGACACACCCACTGGAACCTTTAAAG gtTTGCTTGCCATCGATAGTTGATGAGTTCCTGAGGCAGGCCAAGGCTGCCAGGTTGTTCAATGCATCTGTCCATTCAGAATTTGAAGATGCGCTTGAATCTGATTTGTCCAAAACTTTTGGAGGAATGAATAGACTTGACATGTTCTTCCCATTTGATCCTTATCTGCTAAAAGAATCCGACAG ATATATGCGTCCAAATTTTGAGTACTGGTCCATGGTCAAGACGACATACAACAATTATAACAGTGATGTTGATGATGAGCTAGTGGACCTCGATGCACCTGAAATGAATGTCGGCAGTTTAGATGATCATGTTGAGATAGATCTCAACAGTGATGATGACTTGGAATACTCCATGAACAAGATGTCCATAACGCCGAACCGCTCTTTCTTTCATCAAATTATGGCAAATAGTGACACTGGCCTTACCATGCCTGCGAGGATCAGACCATCAATAAGCCCCCCATCATAA
- the LOC4341897 gene encoding uncharacterized protein isoform X2 produces MYHHALLNNIFTMSIWYLNSDTRDALLSLITRLAAVADQFLRECLQMLVNNFTPPGSLTAFIGQPRWLARKKEIYSQLHESLRMISDTVPLAPRMLKDIIDRSMPKLFDNKAKMVSFVECMLGLDNDRMGDLIGALLLAKVVDLLTELDVNITWEDILQDEHNKGIFDMELEDLGEDEDSLGQEGTKALFGGNACAEKLDGLMVVFCEHLKSCKEHGRLPQEFDILKTIFRASVLRVHKSKFAQFIMFYACSLDPEICGLEFALFLSDIFIKKEEDSISRMSAVSYVGSYLSRARFISADTVVGILKRLVDWCVDYCDLQNNIRITTKPINHQIFYASCQAVMYILCFRLRSIMDYPNLKAQLFNMPFGYILTHPLEPLKVCLPSIVDEFLRQAKAARLFNASVHSEFEDALESDLSKTFGGMNRLDMFFPFDPYLLKESDRYMRPNFEYWSMVKTTYNNYNSDVDDELVDLDAPEMNVGSLDDHVEIDLNSDDDLEYSMNKMSITPNRSFFHQIMANSDTGLTMPARIRPSISPPS; encoded by the exons ATGTACCATCATGCTCTTTTGAACAAT ATATTTACGATGTCTATCTGGTACTTGAACAGCGATACAAGGGATGCTcttttgtcattaatcaccagaTTG GCTGCAGTGGCAGATCAGTTCTTAAGAGAGTGTTTGCAGATGCTTGTGAACAACTTCACTCCACCTGGATCACTTACTGCTTTCATCGGCCAACCGAGATGGCTTGCAAGGAAGAAGGAAATCTATTCTCAGTTGCATGAGAGTTTGAGAATGATCTCTGATACTGTACCCTTAGCACCAAGGATGTTAAAGGATATAATAGATAGGAGTATGCCGAAGTTATTTGACAACAAAGCT AAGATGGTTTCGTTTGTTGAGTGCATGTTGGGTCTTGATAATGATAGGATGGGCGACCTCATTGGAGCACTATTGCTGGCGAAAGTTGTGGATCTACTGACTGAATTGGAT GTTAACATAACTTGGGAAGATATACTCCAAGATGAACATAACAAAGGTATATTTGATATGGAGCTTGAAGATTTGGGTGAGGATGAGGACAGCCTTGGACAAGAAGGAACAAAG GCCCTTTTTGGAGGAAATGCTTGTGCTGAAAAGCTTGATGGTTTAATGGTTGTTTTTTGTGAGCACCTCAAGTCATGTAAAGAACATGGTCGCTTACCCCAG GAGTTTGACATTCTGAAGACTATCTTTCGAGCATCTGTGCTAAGGGTGCACAAATCCAAATTTGCACAG TTTATCATGTTTTATGCCTGCTCACTGGATCCTGAAATCTGTGGCCTTGAATTCGCTCTCTTCCTCTCTGATATCTTTATTAAAAAGGAAGAGGATTCAATTTCTAG AATGTCTGCAGTTTCATATGTTGGAAGCTATTTGTCTCGGGCAAGGTTCATTTCTGCTGATACGGTGGTTGGTATACTCAAAAG GTTAGTGGACTGGTGTGTTGACTATTGTGACCTCCAGAACAACATAAGGATAACAACCAAGCCTATAAATCATCAAATATTTTACGCAAGCTGTCAG GCAGTCATGTACATCCTGTGCTTTCGCTTAAGATCTATTATGGACTACCCAAATCTTAAGGCACAGCTTTTTAACATGCCATTTGGATATATCTTGACACACCCACTGGAACCTTTAAAG gtTTGCTTGCCATCGATAGTTGATGAGTTCCTGAGGCAGGCCAAGGCTGCCAGGTTGTTCAATGCATCTGTCCATTCAGAATTTGAAGATGCGCTTGAATCTGATTTGTCCAAAACTTTTGGAGGAATGAATAGACTTGACATGTTCTTCCCATTTGATCCTTATCTGCTAAAAGAATCCGACAG ATATATGCGTCCAAATTTTGAGTACTGGTCCATGGTCAAGACGACATACAACAATTATAACAGTGATGTTGATGATGAGCTAGTGGACCTCGATGCACCTGAAATGAATGTCGGCAGTTTAGATGATCATGTTGAGATAGATCTCAACAGTGATGATGACTTGGAATACTCCATGAACAAGATGTCCATAACGCCGAACCGCTCTTTCTTTCATCAAATTATGGCAAATAGTGACACTGGCCTTACCATGCCTGCGAGGATCAGACCATCAATAAGCCCCCCATCATAA
- the LOC107276859 gene encoding putative EG45-like domain containing protein 1 has protein sequence MARVGILLAAALLLGLVSASQAIEGTATFYTVYTPSACYGFQDQGTMIAAASDGLWDGGRACGRMYTVRCVRGTNAVPNPCNGGTVTVKIVDRCPSPGCTSTLDLSREAFAAIGNLDAGRIVIDYNQV, from the exons ATGGCTAGAGTTGGCATCCTGCTCGCTGCAGCTCTGCTCCTGGGCCTCGTCTCGGCGTCGCAGGCCATCGAAGGGACCGCCACCTTCTACACCGTTTACACCC CGTCGGCGTGCTACGGGTTCCAGGACCAGGGGACGATgatcgcggcggcgagcgacgggcTGTGGGACGGCGGGCGGGCGTGCGGGAGGATGTACACGGTGCGTTGCGTCAGGGGCACCAACGCCGTGCCCAACCCCTGCAACGGCGGCACGGTCACCGTCAAGATCGTCGACCGCTGCCCGTCGCCGGGTTGCACCTCCACCCTCGACCTCTCCAGGGAGGCCTTCGCCGCCATCGGCAACCTCGACGCCGGCAGGATCGTCATCGACTACAACCA GGTCTGA
- the LOC107275542 gene encoding LOW QUALITY PROTEIN: uncharacterized protein (The sequence of the model RefSeq protein was modified relative to this genomic sequence to represent the inferred CDS: inserted 2 bases in 2 codons) → MAGKKRQNKRNGKVSKPQAEPKKVTEKQEDLISKLPDDILLHILSMCPYHDAVRTAAVSRRWQHLHTRLPNVRFRMSVLGNLASLGESSEPRVQSMERMLRQRCHDDGGLHDTIETLHIGYRKDVPFECRYANEFVALANASRLELHVQCKRGLPDEDAGVWSLELPPATTELELGLYWYAVRPPRVRGPGVTSLRWLALDGLTVLRPSDFLSTVVFPSLEELHIVDCTLPASIDITSDTMPRLKRLRITDVXLMSATTKAGIAVLADELREIRVSCRCPTEPMSSSSPAAYHLLPRFRALFTRYSXVRAPKLRVFEWRCCFADEVCVESVGRLTDVAVELAAGRLPRLSDEESKSLSVEDCDKLMKGILRGLMPGLQPPSWSSIQRKCIKRDERWLSFEISSAPKYYVNDY, encoded by the exons ATGGCTGGAAAGAAGAGGCAGAACAAAAGAAATGGAAAAGTGTCAAAGCCACAAGCGGAGCCTAAGAAAGTCACTGAGAAACAGGAGGATCTGATCAGCAAGCTCCCCGATGACATCCTCCTGCACATCCTATCCATGTGCCCCTATCACGACGCCGTGCGCACTGCCGCGGTTTCACGGAGGTGGCAACATCTCCACACCCGGCTTCCAAACGTTCGGTTTCGTATGTCGGTACTTGGCAACCTTGCATCTCTAGGCGAGTCGAGCGAACCGCGCGTGCAGAGCATGGAGCGCATGCTTCGCCAACGCTGTCACGACGACGGTGGCCTGCACGACACCATCGAGACGCTCCACATTGGTTACCGGAAGGACGTCCCGTTCGAGTGCCGGTACGCGAACGAGTTCGTCGCGCTGGCCAACGCGTCGAGGCTAGAGCTGCACGTCCAGTGCAAGAGGGGACTCCCTGACGAGGACGCCGGCGTGTGGTCGCTCGagctgccgccggcgaccaccgagCTTGAGCTAGGCCTGTACTGGTACGCGGTGAGGCCGCCACGCGTGCGTGGCCCCGGCGTCACCTCCCTCCGGTGGCTTGCGTTGGACGGCCTGACGGTGCTGCGCCCGAGCGATTTCCTCTCTACCGTCGTCTTCCCTTCGCTGGAGGAGCTGCACATCGTCGACTGCACGCTCCCGGCCAGCATCGACATCACGTCCGACACCATGCCGCGGCTCAAGCGCCTCCGCATCACCGACG ACCTAATGAGCGCCACCACCAAGGCCGGGatcgccgtcctcgccgacgaGCTGAGGGAGATCCGCGTGTCGTGCCGCTGCCCGACCGAGCCCATGTCGTCGTCCAGCCCTGCCGCCTACCACCTGCTCCCGCGGTTCCGTGCCCTCTTCACCCGGTACT TCGTGCGCGCGCCCAAGCTGCGCGTGTTCGAGTGGAGATGCTGCTTCGCCGACGAGGTCTGTGTGGAGAGCGTCGGCCGTCTCACGGACGTCGCggtggagctcgccgccggccggctgccgAGGCTGTCTGACGAGGAGAGCAAATCTCTGTCGGTAGAAGACTGTGACAAGCTAATGAAAGGCATCCTTCGTGGACTCATGCCTGGACTGCAGCCGCCCAGCTGGAGTTCTATTCAGAGAAAATGCATCAAGCGAGATGAAAGGTGGCTTAGCTTTGAGATCTCAAGTGCTCCAAAGTATTATGTAAATGATTATTGA